Proteins co-encoded in one Fusarium fujikuroi IMI 58289 draft genome, chromosome FFUJ_chr06 genomic window:
- a CDS encoding related to regulatory protein alcR → MKRTQYACDQCRKSKRGCDAPPLEIPGNMDPLRDGKMIVGEKPPLAQSSPCSYCTKTHKKCTMNWAWTQIQISYALAAAARGEPGIECIVPSRRDSTSTRRESTSTENTRDTPNSIVPDDNSFDVQSAAQSFVSQSLPPVPVFSEIDTSLDVPSFLDNSLDALPFDFVPEQTEPVDANFYGIQFKDLTAPEEPLSEPWDFCKDSTISPELQFDVASMSQFPTVSPTEPAQSLIAVSPNNDKDWRRPKRRRVSNTWSDTQSSSLSSFTMDQSMMTRSNNLMISTNLLQIYHDVLEHNLSCWLNEVTCPFGRQQKTVSQPGNLAEWGSSWTNRVLRRTMNLDRVAQSTQLVHLSRQQDSATAKALHLCIMAFATQWAQSSRRHRERYPSLDDIAEENPLNEYMDDFKEEFDRHLQRNIWDQARRALDDVADVESYRVVCAEMIFGLTQKPLDPEDTEHSDVDTSGCFEDVYDMQSVADEIASIIENDGPPIFMERAARKMHTLKYRFDAERKGLTKGRKRANLVASMSSEDAGTVSLLYWLTVMFDTVSSTMSERPLVVVDANSQHDDARGDTDWNVPLFIQDSLEKPRQNVHWPCSYEEAAEAVTRSAPVKVLMFRHVAYLQNLLRQGESGEKVEGFIERSARVYRYWNTTYGTFFRELLQNYNSIPGRIQSWFICICAHWNLGVLLLADLIHHIDEHALGLPAPSQSRSNCKWVMRIRERSARELSDLARVTAPDNRTPIVPTLSEFHHAINQCMILTEPWTVILIRAFSKAANYWMAEVNELLQVDRAGEELEERLGRGEECIRILWILGKKSDIARRCAETLSRAKTRLPI, encoded by the exons ATGAAGAGAACGCAATATGCCTGCGATCAGTGTAGAAAGTCAAAGAGGGGCTGCGACGCTCCGCCGTTGGAGATCCCGGGAAATATGGACCCTCTCCGCGATGGCAAGATGATTGTAGGCGAGAAGC CACCTCTAGCTCAATCGTCGCCGTGTTCGTACTGCACCAAGACTCACAAGAAATGTACCATGAACTGGGCGTGGACGCAGATTCAGATCTCTTATGCTCTCGCTGCGGCTGCGCGGGGTGAACCAGGTATTGAATGCATTGTCCCCTCGAGGCGGGATTCAACTTCTACACGACGAGAATCGACGTCAACAGAAAATACACGCGATACGCCGAATTCTATTGTCCCGGATGATAACAGCTTTGATGTCCAATCAGCAGCACAATCTTTTGTCTCGCAGTCACTCCCTCCAGTACCGGTCTTTTCAGAGATCGACACCAGCCTAGACGTCCCCTCATTTCTCGACAATTCACTCGATGCGCTACCATTCGACTTTGTGCCTGAGCAAACAGAGCCTGTTGACGCTAATTTCTACGGGATTCAATTCAAGGATCTCACTGCACCCGAGGAACCGTTAAGCGAGCCCTGGGACTTCTGCAAAGACTCAACGATCTCGCCTGAACTTCAATTCGATGTTGCATCAATGTCGCAGTTCCCTACCGTCAGTCCCACGGAACCTGCACAGTCTCTCATCGCAGTTAGTCCGAACAACGACAAAGACTGGCGAAGACCGAAACGGCGTCGTGTGTCGAATACATGGAGCGATACGCAGAGTAGTTCGTTATCGTCGTTCACTATGGATCAGTCGATGATGACAAGGTCCAACAACCTGATGATCTCAACGAATCTGCTGCAGATTTATCACGATGTCTTGGAGCATAATTTATCGTGTTGGCTGAATGAAGTTACGTGTCCGTTCGGTCGGCAGCAGAAGACTGTCTCTCAGCCAGGAAATCTTGCAGAATGGGGATCTTCATGGACGAATCGAGTTCTACGACGGACTATGAATCTCGATCGCGTGGCTCAATCAACGCAATTGGTTCATTTGTCCCGGCAGCAAGATTCTGCGACTGCGAAAGCTCTTCATCTCTGTATCATGGCGTTCGCGACACAATGGGCTCAAAGTTCACGACGACACAGGGAACGATATCCCTCACTAGACGACATCGCAGAAGAGAATCCACTAAACGAGTACATGGACGACTTTAAAGAAGAGTTTGATCGCCACCTTCAACGAAATATCTGGGATCAAGCACGACGCGCTCTAGATGACGTTGCAGACGTAGAGTCCTACCGCGTCGTCTGCGCCGAGATGATCTTCGGTCTCACCCAAAAACCTCTTGACCCGGAAGACACAGAACACAGCGACGTCGACACATCAGGTTGTTTCGAGGACGTATACGACATGCAATCCGTCGCCGACGAAATCGCCAGCATAATCGAAAACGACGGCCCGCCCATCTTCATGGAGCGCGCGGCCCGCAAAATGCACACTCTAAAATACCGCTTCGACGCTGAGCGGAAAGGTCTCACCAAGGGCCGCAAGCGCGCCAATCTCGTGGCGTCCATGAGCAGCGAAGACGCCGGGACCGTGAGTTTGCTGTACTGGTTGACGGTGATGTTTGACACGGTTAGTTCGACGATGAGTGAGAGGCCGCTTGTTGTTGTGGATGCGAACAGTCAGCATGATGATGCGCGTGGGGACACGGATTGGAACGTTCCGCTGTTTATTCAGGATAGTCTTGAGAAGCCGAGGCAGAACGTCCACTGGCCTTGTTCGTAtgaagaggctgctgaggcggTTACGAGATCTGCGCCGGTCAAGGTGTTGATGTTTCGACATGTAGCATATTTGCAGAATTTATTGAGGCAGGGGGAGTCTGgggagaaggttgaggggtTTATTGAACGGTCTGCAAGGGTTTATCGCTACTGGAACACGACATA TGGCACGTTCTTTAgagaacttcttcaaaaCTACAACTCCATCCCCGGCCGCATCCAAAGCTGgttcatctgcatctgcgCCCACTGGAATCTCGgcgtcctcctcctcgccgaTCTAATCCACCACATCGACGAGCACGCCCTCGGCCTCCCCGCCCCAAGCCAATCCCGCTCCAACTGCAAATGGGTGATGCGGATCCGCGAGCGCAGCGCCCGAGAGCTATCCGACCTAGCGCGCGTGACCGCCCCGGACAACAGGACCCCGATCGTGCCCACGCTCTCGGAGTTTCACCACGCCATTAACCAGTGCATGATCCTCACGGAGCCGTGGACGGTTATCCTGATCCGCGCGTTTAGCAAGGCAGCGAACTATTGGATGGCGGAGGTTAATGAGTTGTTGCAGGTTGATCGTGCGGgggaggagttggaggagaGGTTGGGGAGGGGGGAGGAGTGTATTAGGATATTATGGATTCTGGGGAAGAAGAGTGATATTGCGAGGAGGTGTGCTGAGACGCTGAGTAGGGCTAAGACGAGGTTGCCGATTTGA
- a CDS encoding probable phenylacetyl-CoA ligase: MAFYPPSWVPNLPDIPDSISVADFINTEKAGRKSFDKSKRPYTCGVTGTSRTAEEVAQRVDLLARGLAKNVGFDPNDGTAWDRVVAIYALNTIDYIPVTHAIHRVDGIVTPASSAHSASELEHQLRSSGAKALFTCAPLLSTALKAASAVGIPETHIFLLPLPETPSKGSFKTIEDLIAEGKTLPPLELPAWTPGQGKRQVAYLCYSSGTSGLPKAVMISHYNVIACTLMIHTFESITRAQDNIDTQVALGLLPFSHIYGLVVIAHIAQYRGDEIIVLQRFQLDQLLAAIEKFRIEQLSVVPPIIVQILSNQDKCQKYNLDSVRLVFSGAAPLGGETIQKLLELYPKWRISQGYGLTEASPSVFHTSEADPVLGSSGSLLPGAKVKIIDQHGSEVTSYETPGELYVQAPNVVLGYLHNEKANAETFVHRDDGRWLRTGDEVLVRKSPRGNDHFFIVDRIKELIKVKGHQVAPAELEAHLLDHPYVDDCAVIGIVDERAGEVPLAFIVKSKKTNGLKDEDVVRAVCEHVESHKARHKWLKGGVRVLDVIPKSPSGKILRRVLKAQIKAEKPVAKL; this comes from the exons ATGGCGTTTTACCCTCCCTCTTGGGTCCCTAACCTCCCCG ATATACCTGACTCAATCAGTGTAGCAGACTTTATCAATACTGAAAAAGCAGGGAGGAAGAGCTTTGACAAGTCAAAGAGGCCGTATACGTGCGGTGTGACGGGCACGTCGCGGACTGCGGAGGAGGTTGCACAGCGTGTTGACTTGCTGGCGCGCGGGTTAGCGAAAAATGTCGGGTTTGATCCGAATGATGGAACAGCGTGGGACAGAGTCGTGGCGATTTACGCCCTCAACACG ATTGATTACATCCCCGTTACGCACGCAATCCACCGAGTAGACGGCATTGTCACGCCTGCTAGTTCAGCGCACTCTGCGTCTGAACTAGAACACCAACTTCGATCATCCGGCGCAAAAGCACTATTCACTTGCGctcctcttctcagcacAGCTCTCAAAGCAGCTTCTGCCGTTGGAATTCCAGAGACGCATATTTTCCTGCTCCCTCTGCCCGAGACTCCCTCTAAAGGATCCTTCAAAACGATTGAAGACCTCATCGCAGAGGGTAAGACTCTACCGCCGTTGGAATTACCAGCTTGGACACCAGGACAGGGAAAACGACAAGTCGCGTATCTGTGCTACTCAAGCGGCACATCAGGTCTTCCC AAAGCCGTTATGATCTCTCACTACAACGTCATCGCATGCACCCTCATGATCCATACCTTCGAGTCCATAACGCGCGCCCAAGACAACATCGACACGCAAGTAGCCCTCGGTCTTTTACCCTTCAGCCACATCTACGGGCTCGTTGTAATCGCCCATATAGCGCAGTATCGCGGCGATGAGATCATCGTCTTGCAGCGCTTCCAACTCGATCAATTGCTCGCGGCCATTGAGAAATTCCGCATTGAGCAACTCAGCGTCGTACCGCCGATCATCGTGCAGATTCTGAGTAACCAGGATAAATGCCAGAAATACAATCTCGATTCGGTGAGGCTTGTGTTCTCGGGTGCTGCGCCCTTGGGAGGCGAGACGATTCAGAAATTACTCGAGTTGTATCCCAAATGGAGAATCAGCCAAGGCTACG GTTTAACGGAGGCTTCACCGTCGGTGTTTCACACAAGTGAAGCAGATCCCGTTCTCGGGTCATCAGGCTCTCTCCTCCCCGGCGCCAAAGTCAAGATCATCGACCAGCACGGCTCTGAAGTGACAAGCTACGAAACACCAGGCGAATTATACGTCCAAGCGCCGAATGTCGTACTGGGCTATCTCCACAATGAGAAGGCTAACGCTGAGACGTTTGTACACCGCGATGATGGGCGGTGGTTGAGGACGGGCGATGAAGTCCTCGTGCGGAAATCACCACGCGGAAACGAtcatttcttcatcgtcgatcGAATCAAGGAACTTATAAAAGTCAAG GGCCATCAAGTTGCCCCCGCTGAACTGGAGGCGCATCTCCTCGATCATCCATACGTAGATGACTGCGCAGTCATAGGCATTGTCGACGAGCGCGCAGGCGAAGTGCCTCTAGCATTCATTGTAAAGAGTAAGAAAACGAACGGtttgaaggatgaggatgttgttAGGGCTGTTTGTGAGCATGTTGAGAGTCATAAGGCACGGCATAAATGGCTAAAGGGCGGGGTTAGGGTGCTGGATGTTATACCCAAGAGTCCGAGTGGGAAGATTCTGAGGAGGGTCTTGAAGGCGCAGATCAAAGCGGAGAAGCCTGTTGCGAAGCTTTGA
- a CDS encoding related to cytochrome P450 8B1 — protein sequence MESQSLLTSLVDYRSPNVTILSTTVLAVIVAFALLNRLLTPRIDPREPPVVKPSIPWVGHIIGIIRHQADYSRILHNENPHVKIATLPMLNGKVYAAFDPALLQTLLRNKTASFEPFVFDYAKKTFALKQETFAKVKVPGVYDEFTEAIHASFQVRHLHHMNVHFLGSIAAKLNRATIRADSINAGKETVANGKLHVENLYLWCRDVMSLATTRSLYGDTDPFNRDPSLIDDMWYGAPSGIYASLTSQAFRRISPLLPPLALPLNHDAKSLQSALHAPKHRLQWYSEDHDIHDPSVSALVRNRAGALRKNGLTGYEIGKFEVILPNVATLNAVPTFYWLLLYILDRPDLLARIRAEAEDAAVVEDNNGKRSATFNIADFEERLPLLVSCYRETLRLANQTLSMRRILQDTSVTTAEGTTYILKKDTDLQLPAGVAHYEDSVWGADVNVFNPERFLPASKGSAEDERKRKAAYIPFGGGRHLCPGRNLAFAEIIGFSSALLLGFEIEAVGMGFGDVKMLGPQLAGGTVRPERYGAGLGAEMAMRRGWEDVEWRFEC from the exons ATGGAATCTCAATCTCTACTGACAAGTCTCGTTGACTATCGCAGTCCAAATGTCACAATTCTAAGCACGACCGTTTTGGCGGTTATAGTGGCGTTCGCTCTGCTAAACCGCCTACTAACTCCCCGCATTGACCCACGTGAACCGCCCGTCGTGAAACCGTCAATTCCGTGGGTAGGACACATCATCGGGATAATTCGTCACCAAGCAGATTATAGCAGAATCCTCCA CAATGAGAATCCTCACGTCAAAATCGCGACCCTGCCCATGCTCAACGGCAAAGTCTACGCCGCCTTCGATCCCGCCCTGCTCCAAACTCTCCTCCGCAATAAAACCGCGTCCTTCGAGCCCTTTGTCTTCGACTACGCGAAGAAGACATTCGCGTTAAAGCAAGAAACGTTTGCGAAGGTTAAAGTACCCGGAGTTTACGATGAATTCACCGAGGCGATCCATGCGAGCTTTCAGGTTAGGCACTTGCATCACATGAATGTGCATTTCCTGGGTAGCATCGCTGCGAAGCTGAACCGCGCGACGATACGTGCCGATTCGATCAATGCGGGAAAAGAGACGGTCGCAAATGGAAAACTGCACGTGGAGAATTTATATCTTTGGTGTCGCGACGTTATGAGCCTCGCTACAACGCGTTCTCTGTACGGCGACACCGATCCGTTCAATCGCGATCCCTCTTTAATTGACGACATGTGGTATGGCGCCCCATCCGGCATCTACGCATCGCTAACAAGCCAGGCTTTTCGAAGAATCAGTCCCTTACTTCCTCCTCTCGCTCTTCCCCTCAATCACGATGCCAAAAGCCTACAAAGCGCGCTCCACGCTCCAAAACATCGCCTGCAGTGGTACTCCGAAGACCACGACATTCACGACCCCAGCGTCTCGGCCCTTGTACGAAATCGCGCCGGAGCACTACGAAAGAACGGTCTTACGGGATACGAGATTGGCAAGTTTGAGGTTATTCTCCCGAACGTGGCGACGCTTAATGCCGTGCCGACGTTCTACTGGCTCTTGCTGTATATCCTCGACCGACCGGATCTTCTTGCGCGAATACGAGCCGAAGCTGAGGATGCAGCTGTCGTGGAGGATAATAATGGGAAGAGGAGTGCGACGTTTAATATCGCGGATTTTGAAGAGAGGTTGCCTCTGCTGGTCAGCTGTTATCGCGAGACGTTGCGGCTTGCGAACCAGACTCTCAGCATGCGACGTATCCTCCAAGACACAAGCGTCACGACGGCCGAAGGAACAACATACATTCTCAAAAAGGATACCGACCTGCAACTCCCCGCCGGCGTAGCCCACTACGAGGACAGTGTCTGGGGCGCAGACGTCAACGTCTTCAATCCAGAGCGCTTCCTCCCCGCATCCAAGGGCAGCGCAGAAGACGAGCGCAAGCGAAAAGCAGCGTACATACCCTTCGGCGGCGGTCGCCATCTGTGTCCCGGCCGGAACCTCGCTTTCGCAGAGATCATCGGCTTCTCGTCTGCTCTACTACTGGgctttgagattgaggctgtggGGATGGGCTTTGGCGATGTCAAGATGCTGGGGCCGCAGCTAGCGGGCGGGACGGTAAGGCCTGAGAGGTATGGCGCTGGGTTGGGTGctgagatggcgatgaggcgGGGATGGGAAGATGTGGAGTGGAGGTTTGAGTGCTGA
- a CDS encoding probable ATP-binding multidrug cassette transport protein gives MADERPTPRDEDIPGGFPVTPSVNSITPTGNVTDRHLEAGFAGREYDAAATTYDHVTAGSSASPGATGALTSEPQQHAPVLNRNSSSSTVLPPRGESIEEKRKSASSANNDEPIFAPIKSHTENEKPTLEKRKSHRTEDDLFRVLSRRRTNASTPAEKEEENEDNEELDRLMSRIFGQKRQEQSEEEKTRHSGVIFRNLTVRGVGLGSSLQPTVGDFFLGLPRKLGKLFTQGPKATMAKPPVRDLISNFDGCVRPGELLLVLGRPGAGCSTFLKTFCNQRAGFESVEGQVTYGGTDAATMAKDFRGEIIYNPEDDLHYATLSVKRTLTFALQTRTPGKESRLEGETREDYVREFLRVVTKLFWIEHTLGTKVGNEFIRGVSGGERKRVSIAEAMITRASVQGWDNSSKGLDASTAVEYVKSIRAMTNMADTSTAVSLYQAGETLYDLVDKVLLIDEGKCLYFGRAEDAKKYFQNLGFECPERWTTADFLTSVTDEHERSVREGWEDRIPRTAGEFSDAYRRSEDYQKNLRDIDEFEAELETLAVERRRNESEKSKKKNYEIAFHKQVMACTHRQFLVMFGDKASLFGKWGGLLFQGLIVGSLFYNLPDTAAGAFPRGGTLFFLLLFNALLALAEQTAAFESKPILLKHKSFSFYRPSAFAIAQTVVDVPLVFIQVIIFNVIIYFMANLARTASQFFISCLILWLVTMVTYAFFRAISAWCGTLDVATRFTGVAIQILVVYTGYLIPPDSMHPWFGWLRWINWIQYGFECLMANEFAYLTLQCEPPYLVPQGPNARPQNQGCTLAGASPGSTSVSGAAYIQESFTYTRSHLWRNFGFLWAFFIFFVFLTALGMEHMKPNVGGGAITVFKRGQVPKKVEESIATGGRAKGDKQDEESGRNDPVANGDAERTKSDEQITQEVAKNETVFTFQNINYTIPFEKGERKLLNDVQGYVRPGKLTALMGASGAGKTTLLNGLAQRLNFGTITGDFLVDGRPLPKSFQRATGFAEQMDIHEPTATVREALQFSALLRQPKEVSKQEKMEYCETIIDLLEMRDIAGAIIGTVGQGLNAEQRKRLTIGVELASKPELLMFLDEPTSGLDSGAAFNIVRFLRKLADAGQAVLCTIHQPSAVLFENFDELLLLKSGGRVVYHGPLGHDSENLINYFESNGGPKCPPHANPAEYMLDAIGAGNPDYDGQDWGDVWAESSERQKRTQEIEEMIERRRNVEPSKSLKDDREYAMPLSTQTYAVVRRSFVSFWRSPDYIFGNFMLHIATGLFNCFTFYKIGFASIDYQNRLFSIFMTLTISPPLIQQLQPVFLKSRQIFQWRENNAKIYSWVAWTTAVVVVEIPYRIVAGGIYFNCWWWGVFGWRASAFTSGFAFLLVLLFELYYVSFGQAIAAFAPNELLASLLVPIFFLFVVSFCGVVVPPQGLPTFWREWMYWLTPFHYLLEAFLGAAIHDQPVRCEEGEFARFEPPSGQSCDEYVKPFIQRAGGYVTTGSDGYCEFCQYATGDEFGAGFSVYYRNIWRDFGIFCAFIAFNYAVVYFATWMRFRGKNPFKGLLQKRKA, from the exons ATGGCTGATGAGAGACCTACGCCCAGGGATGAAGACATCCCAGGCGGTTTCCCCGTTACGCCAAGCGTCAATTCGATTACCCCAACGGGAAATGTCACCGACAGACACCTTGAGGCCGGGTTTGCGGGCCGTGAATATGATGCTGCCGCTACGACGTATGATCATGTCACTGCCGGCAGTTCAGCCTCACCCGGCGCGACTGGGGCGTTAACCTCTGAGCCTCAGCAACACGCGCCTGTCCTCAATCGCAATTCTTCATCGAGCACTGTTCTTCCCCCTCGCGGCGAATCCATTGAGGAAAAGCGAAAGAGTGCATCGTCTGCCAATAACGACGAACCAATCTTTGCGCCGATCAAATCTCACACCGAGAACGAGAAACCGACCCTCGAGAAACGCAAGTCTCATCGTACGGAAGATGACCTCTTCCGCGTGCTCTCCCGTCGTCGCACGAATGCCTCAACACCCgccgagaaagaagaagagaacgaAGATAATGAGGAACTCGACCGTCTCATGTCTCGTATCTTCGGTCAGAAGCGCCAGGAACAAagcgaggaggaaaagaCGCGCCATAGCGGTGTTATCTTTCGTAACCTCACCGTTCGCGGTGTCGGTTTGGGCTCGAGTCTTCAGCCTACCGTTGGAGATTTCTTTCTGGGCCTACCCCGAAAATTGGGCAAGTTGTTTACCCAGGGCCCCAAAGCTACGATGGCGAAACCACCTGTTAGAGACCTCATCAGTAACTTCGACGGTTGCGTTCGACCAGGTGaactgcttcttgttctgggTAGACCTGGCGCGGGATGTAGTACATTCCTCAAAACATTCTGTAACCAGCGCGCGGGCTTTGAGTCCGTTGAAGGACAGGTAACCTACGGCGGAACCGACGCAGCGACTATGGCGAAGGATTTCCGCGGCGAGATCATTTACAACCCCGAAGACGACCTGCACTACGCCACGCTCTCTGTGAAGCGCACCCTCACTTTCGCACTGCAGACCCGCACGCCCGGCAAAGAATCCCGTCTCGAGGGCGAAACGCGCGAGGATTACGTCCGTGAGTTTCTACGCGTCGTTACGAAACTCTTCTGGATCGAACATACCCTCGGCACAAAAGTCGGTAATGAATTCATCCGTGGTGTCTCCGGCGGCGAGCGCAAACGCGTTTCTATCGCTGAAGCCATGATCACGCGTGCTTCGGTGCAGGGCTGGGATAATTCCAGCAAAGGTCTTGATGCAAGTACAGCAGTGGAGTACGTAAAGTCCATCCGTGCCATGACCAACATGGCTGATACATCAACCGCCGTGTCGCTCTACCAAGCTGGTGAGACGCTATATGACCTCGTCGATAAAGTCCTGCTCATTGATGAGGGAAAATGTCTGTACTTTGGCCGCGCAGAAGACGCGAAGAAGTATTTTCAAAACTTGGGCTTTGAGTGTCCTGAGCGCTGGACGACGGCTGATTTTCTGACGAGTGTGACGGATGAGCATGAGCGCAGTGTTCGTGAGGGCTGGGAGGATCGGATCCCGCGCACGGCGGGGGAGTTCTCAGATGCGTATCGACGCAGCGAGGACTATCAGAAGAATCTGAGAGATATCGATGAATTCgaggctgagcttgagacgCTGGCGGTGGAGCGGCGGCGgaatgagagtgagaagagcaagaagaagaattatGAGATTGCCTTCCACAAACAGGTCATGGCGTGCACGCATCGTCAATTCCTCGTCATGTTCGGCGACAAAGCATCGCTCTTTGGAAAATGGGGCGGTTTGTTGTTCCAGGGTCTCATCGTCGGTTCGCTCTTCTACAATCTCCCCGATACAGCAGCTGGAGCTTTTCCCCGCGGCGGTAcactcttctttcttcttctcttcaacgctCTTCTCGCACTGGCTGAGCAAACAGCTGCATTTGAGTCAAAACCTATTCTTCTCAAGCACAAGTCCTTCTCGTTCTACCGCCCTTCTGCATTCGCTATCGCCCAGACGGTCGTTGATGTCCCGCTTGTTTTTATAcaggtcatcatcttcaatgtCATCATCTACTTCATGGCCAACCTTGCGAGAACGGCGTCGCAGTTTTTCATCTCGTGTCTTATTCTTTGGCTGGTCACTATGGTGACGTATGCGTTCTTCAGGGCTATTTCAGCTTGGTGCGGGACGTTGGATGTCGCGACGCGGTTTACAGGTGTTGCGATTCAGATTCTCGTTGTGTATACGGGTTATCTCATCCCGCCGGACTCGATGCATCCTTGGTTTGGATGGTTACGATGGATCAATTGGATTCAGTACGGTTTCGAGTGTCTCATGGCTAATGAGTTCGCTTACCTCACTCTCCAATGCGAGCCGCCGTATCTTGTCCCGCAAGGCCCGAACGCACGACCTCAGAACCAGGGTTGTACTCTAGCTGGTGCATCGCCTGGCTCAACTTCTGTATCTGGTGCCGCGTACATCCAAGAATCCTTTACATACACCCGTTCCCATCTCTGGCGCAACTTCGGCTTCCTCTGGGCGTTCTTCATCTTTTTCGTGTTCCTCACTGCTCTTGGTATGGAACATATGAAGCCCAACGTCGGCGGCGGCGCGATCACCGTCTTCAAGCGAGGCCAAGTCcccaagaaggttgaagagtCTATCGCAACTGGTGGTAGAGCCAAGGGCGAcaaacaagatgaagaatctGGACGCAACGATCCTGTTGCGAACGGTGATGCTGAACGGACCAAGAGCGATGAACAAATCACGCAAGAAGTCGCCAAGAATGAAACAGTGTTTACCTTCCAGAACATCAATTACACGATCCCCTTCGAGAAAGGCGAGCGAAAACTTCTCAACGACGTTCAAGGCTACGTTCGTCCTGGTAAATTGACCGCTCTCATGGGCGCATCCG GCGCCGGTAAAACAACACTTCTCAACGGCCTCGCCCAACGTCTCAACTTCGGCACCATCACCGGCGATTTCCTCGTCGACGGTCGTCCCCTTCCCAAATCCTTCCAGCGCGCAACTGGCTTCGCTGAGCAGATGGACATCCACGAACCTACCGCTACCGTGCGCGAAGCCCTCCAGTTCTCTGCGCTGCTTCGTCAACCAAAGGAAGTATCGAAGCAGGAAAAGATGGAGTATTGCGAGACCATtattgatcttcttgagatgCGTGACATTGCTGGTGCGATTATCGGTACAGTTGGACAAGGCCTTAACGCAGAGCAGAGGAAACGCCTGAcgattggtgttgagctggcATCGAAGCCGGAACTGCTTATGTTCTTGGATGAACCGACTTCTGGTCTTGACTCAGGCGCTGCATTCAATATCGTGCGCTTCCTGCGCAAACTCGCAGATGCAGGCCAAGCCGTCCTCTGCACAATTCATCAACCCTCCGCCGTTCTCTTTGAAAACTTCGACGAGCTTTTACTCCTCAAATCAGGCGGTCGCGTTGTTTATCACGGCCCTCTAGGCCATGATTCAGAGAACTTGATCAATTACTTCGAGTCCAACGGCGGCCCCAAGTGTCCCCCGCACGCTAACCCAGCCGAGTACATGCTCGATGCAATTGGTGCTGGAAATCCTGACTACGATGGCCAGGACTGGGGTGATGTCTGGGCTGAATCCTCCGAACGACAGAAACGAACtcaagagattgaggagatgaTTGAACGGCGCCGCAATGTTGAGCCGTCAAAGAGTCTTAAAGATGATCGCGAGTACGCCATGCCGTTATCCACTCAAACATACGCCGTTGTTCGACGCAGCTTCGTTTCATTCTGGCGTTCACCAGATTACATCTTCGGTAACTTTATGCTTCACATCGCGACGGGTCTCTTCAACTGTTTCACCTTCTACAAGATTGGTTTCGCATCGATTGATTACCAAAACAGATTGTTCTCCATTTTCATGACGCTTACGATCAGCCCGCCTCTCATTCAGCAGCTCCAGCCTGTCTTTCTCAAATCGCGCCAGATATTCCAGTGGCGGGAGAATAACGCCAAGATCTACAGCTGGGTTGCCTGGACTACAGCCGTTGTCGTCGTTGAGATTCCGTATCGTATTGTCGCGGGTGGTATCTACTTCAATTGCTGGTGGTGGGGAGTCTTTGGCTGGCGCGCGTCAGCATTCACATCTGGTTTCGCATTCTTGCTTGTTCTGCTCTTTGAGCTCTATTACGTCTCCTTCGGCCAAGCCATCGCTGCCTTTGCACCAAACGAGCTCCTCGCGTCTCTTCTCGtccccatcttcttcctcttcgtcgtctccTTCTGCGGTGTCGTCGTCCCGCCTCAAGGTCTCCCCACTTTCTGGCGCGAATGGATGTACTGGCTCACTCCCTTCCACTATCTCCTCGAAGCCTTCCTCGGCGCTGCGATTCACGACCAGCCCGTTCGCTGTGAAGAGGGCGAATTCGCACGCTTTGAACCGCCGAGCGGTCAATCGTGCGATGAGTATGTTAAGCCGTTTATTCAGCGCGCTGGAGGATATGTGACCACTGGGTCGGATGGATACTGTGAATTTTGCCAGTATGCGACAGGTGATGAATTTGGAGCCGGGTTCAGTGTGTATTACAGGAATATCTGGAGAGATTTTGGCATTTTCTGCGCTTTTATCGCGTTTAATTATGCGGTAGTTTACTTTGCTACATGGATGCGGTTCAGAGGCAAGAATCCGTTCAAGGGACTGTtacagaagaggaaggcTTAG